Below is a window of Rhodamnia argentea isolate NSW1041297 chromosome 11, ASM2092103v1, whole genome shotgun sequence DNA.
tggaaatgcaattgctGCATCAAAAAGGACAACCCTTTTTTCAATATTCTTTTCCTGCTAATATCGGATTTTGATACTTTTAGTGTCTGCGAACAAACAATGGTCTTGTCATTTGCAAGTCTGCCAGGATGTGGGTTATGTTTAGATCATTGCTTGCATTCTCGAGCGCATCTTTTCCAACCTCTTTCGATCATTTCGTGAATGTGGTTGTATCGACAGATGATAGAATTTGCCTATTTATTGCTTTGAATTCCCTGCAGTTTGATGGTCGGCTTTGTCGATTGTGCTTTTGATTGATCTTTATGATCTCCTTATGTAGCTCTTCTCACCTGGATCATTCCTTCTTTTGGTCCATTTAGGTATGTGATGTGAAATTCTCGGAATTAATACCTTGTTTGGATAGAAACCTTATATACCAAATGAAATTGAAGCCCAACTTGACTTTGATGGAGCACTACGAACGGCATTGTCCACCACCTGAGCGCCGTTACAACTGCTTGATTCCTCCACCAGTTGGCTATAAGGTTCGTTTCTTTTGCCGCCTTTTGTACAGCAGTCAAATTTAGGTTGGCGTCAGTTGGATCTGATGTTAATACTTATTTCTAGAATATCAGATACCTATCAGGTGGCCAGCAAGCAGGGATGAAGTGTGGAGAGCAAACATACCACACACACATCTTGCACAGGAGAAATCCGATCAGCATTGGATGGTTGTGAATGGCAACAAGATAAATTTCCCTGGTGGTGGAACCCATTTTCATGATGGGGCCGACAAGTACATCATGGCAGTGGCTAAGGTACGATCTAGTTGCTTTATCATCTGTTGACCCTTGGCGGGAAAAAGACAGAAGCTTTTCTTTCCTATGTACAAATTATTCCTTTGGAGGGGGTGGGGGCATCGTTTGATTTACTGTGCATTTTTTATTTAGCTGCAATCATTAAAGCCATAACTCATTATGTGCTTTTTGTGGGCTTTACTTATGAAACTTCAGATGCTAAAGTTTCCTGGGGATAAGCTCCACAATGGGGGAAGTATCAGGAACGTCCTTGATGTTGGGTGTGGTGTCGCAAGTTTTGGTGCTTACCTTCTTCCTCTTGATATTATAGCCATGTCCCTTGCACCTAATGATGTGCATGAGAACCAAATACAATTCGCATTGGAGAGGGGGATTCCTTCTACTCTAGGTGTATTGGGGACCAAAAGACTTCCTTATCCGAGTAGGTCTTTTGAACTGGCTCATTGTTCAAGATGTAGGATAGATTGGCTCCAAAGAGATGGCATTCTATTATTAGAACTTGACAGACTACTAAGACCAGGAGGATATTTTGTGTACTCCTCTCCTGAAGCCTATGCACACGATCCGGAGAACCGAAAGATTTGGAACTCCATGCATGATCTTCTTAGAAGAATGTGTTGGAGAGTTGTAGCTAAGAAAGACCAAACTGTTATATGGGCAAAACCAATGAGTAATAGTTGCTACTTGAAGAGAGATCAAGGAACAAAACCCCCTTTGTGCAGCTCTGATGATGATCCAGATGCAAGTTGGAATGTGCTCATGAAGGCATGCATCTCCCCTTACTCGGCAAGTGAGTGCTTTGACAATATATTTAGTGCTGAAAACGTATGTACTTGTTACTGATGTATGATTTGTTTATTCGTTTACCGCTAATTTAATTACCTGCCCTTATTCCCAAATCACTCTGGGACTTGACAACTCTGTCATTGCAGATTATCACAGTAGGCATTAATTGTCTTTCTAAAATAGTAATTGCATTTAgaccaaatgaaaaagaagtagGAATAATAATAGTTACTGCATCTGTCTGGTAAACATAAGTGATTGAATGGTGAGGACAGATTATAGAGTCCCCTTAGTCTGCCCTCACCTTGATTGCTTATGGTGATGATAATCACAATTTTTTGGTTGGGTGGCAAAAAGACTTCATCGAAGGGACATAATTCGAGATCCATGCTGATAAATTTACTTCTGTCAATTGCTTTTCGGGGAACACGTGTTTCTCCCTCGATATTGAGTAAAATTTTGGCGGTGTGagtaaaattaattttcattatccTACTTATACTTTTGAGAAGGGATGCACCGGGAAAGATGGAGTGGATTGGTTCCTTGGCCTCGGAGGCTTACTGCACCACCTCCTCGCCTGGAAGAAATTGGTGTCATTCCTGCAGAGTTTCAAGAGGATACTGTAAGTGCACGCATGCTGTGATGATCAATGTGTCACTACATTCAGGATTTAGCTCGTATCATTGcgataaaaaatttcataatctTTTATGCAGAATGTATGGCGTTCTAGAGTTGATGAGTACTGGAAGCAGATGAGAGCTATCTTACATAAGAACTCAATCAGAAATGTTATGGACATGAACTCTAACCTTGGGGGGTTTGCAGCTGCGCTAAACGACAAAGATGTTTGGGTTATGAATGTAGCTTCTGTTCATGCCTCTGCCAAATTGAAGATTATCTATGACCGAGGCTTAATTGGAACTGTTCATGATTGGTATTGATCCTGCCTATTATCATTTTAGGTTATTGATTCTTTTTCATACATGATCCGTGCAAAGTATTTCCTGTTACCAATCAACATATACTGTTGTTGATCTTATTGATGACGTAGATATTTGACAGCCGCTGAGTATGATGCGGATATGGCAGGGATAACAAAGAATTTGACATTCTCTGTTCTGTTTCTCATTCTCAGCTCTTAGTATGAATATCATTCAcgtataatttttttgtcctttgtCAGGTGTGAAGCATTTTCAACGTATCCCCGTACATATGATCTTCTTCATGCCTGGGAAGTTTTTTCGGAGATTGACGAGCGTAATTGTGGGATAGAGGATCTATTGATTGAAATGGACCGGATTTTAAGGCCGGAGGGCTATGTAATCATAAGAGATAAGTCTTCTGTAATAAATTACATCAGGAGATATCTTCTTGCCTTTAGGTGGGATGGCTGGTCATCGGAAGTTGAACCTAGGGTggattctctctcctcttccgaAGAAAGAGTTCTTATCGTGAGAAAGAAGTTGTGGACTGAAGGGGTCAACACATTGTGATGATGCATTATCAGGTACTtgttagttttgttttttgttaatCACATATCATCATGGTGGATTACAAGGTCATCCTTTGATCCTCTCTATAGCTTCCTGGCCCAGTTGTCTCTGTTTTCTGAACCAGTTAAGTCAGATTTTATGAGCAACTCAAATAACCATGGCCTTTTTCAGCCAAAAAAGGCTTGAATGGATCTGCTAGGAGAAACTGGCATTCAGTTGCGCCACTTGGTACCGAGACTTGCCTGTTCTTTCGAGATGGGGACTCACTTTCTACATGAGACTACTGCGTAAAGCATTGTGGAGATACGGGTGCAGCGACGGCTACATGTGACTGTTTGAGAGAAGCTAGGCTTACATGATCATTTTAGGTTGGTTTGATCGGATGTAATTCTTCGTCAatatactttttaattttcacttttacatGGACTTTTCGATCGTGAAGGCTTTATGGGTGATTCCGTCGGTCAGAGCTGATTCTGTCGCAGTGATCCGACCAAACAAAAGTAAAGCAACGGCCTGGTCTAAGTTGCGGCTGTATTTAAAAGTTGGTCAGTAGCTGAGTGCATGTACATGTCAAATCGGTCATTGACATCAAAATGGACTGTGTCTCATATTCAGGATGTCTTCGGGAGACGATGAGTTGATTAATTCTTTCTCGGcgctttgaattttttggttcTTAACTAAtggcttcttgtttttttgttgttggtttcTTCAGTCCTTGGATGCATTCAATTTCGCATTAGAAATGTAATGTTTTATGTAATGTTCTCGTGTTCAATACTCGAGTCTCTGTTCTGTCAGGCTGCGTTTGGTGGTTCGGACATGGATTGGAATAGGATAGCATAAGGTGGGATTAAAAATCTTTCGGATTGTCCATTGAATTATGAAAAATCCTATCATATGTTTCGTAAATATCCGGATATAACCTGGATATCAGGCTGCATCATCAGTAGAGTATAAGGTGCCGAGCTAGATTCGAGCCTTCTTCCATGGGTCTTGGATATGCGAACCTACCCTAGGGCCGCCTCCAGACGCCGTGAAACTGGTGCGCCCAGGCGGATTCTGGAAGGATCTGTGACCGTCGCAGCGGTTCCGATCTCGGGTATggatgggagagagagaacgacCAAGAAGCAAAACAGCGCAACGGTTCCGATCTCGGGCATggatggaagagagagaatgaccaagaagcaaacttttttttctcttttttgtcttaTTTCACTTAAGAACGATTTGGAGTAGAAGGCAGAGGAGGAAGACATGGGAGgccctgaaaaaagaaaaagaaaagaaaggtccCGCTGGCAAAATCTCGACCACCATCTCCTTCAATGGAGGTTTTGTGGGTCTCTCCGTTTCTGCGTCCATggagattttcttctttctcttcttcttagACTCTATTTTGATCGTCGATCATCGCTTGCTTTACTATGCCACCTCCTTCAATGCAGGGTTTGTTaagttttttgttaaaaaaatattatccaatCCGGATCTATTCCACCTCTTTCCCCGGATTTCTTATCGGGTATTTTATCCATGTATATCCTGTTGAGATGATGTTGCCAAATACTGGATATGATAATTTCTTATTCTATCCGGACTCTAATCCGAACCACCAAACGCAGCCCTATTGTATGAAAAATTCCAATCCCGACCACAATCCGAATTCAATGCTACACTTGAAAAGTTCAGAATTGAATTACTTTATCGTAGCTACTATTGGCATTTCACTTTTACGTTTTCATAGcctcaaaatcatcaaaaaaatcAACCTCTACCGTAGATGGCCATTGCGGTTGATTGCCACCTCCGCTACCTTCGTCATTGATCACGGTTGCGGTCGCCAGTAGATCGTCATCGGTTTCCATTGTCAATGAGAAGTGTCCATGAAGAGGAGGATGTCTGGTCATCCAAACAACGGAAATGAAATCTTTTTCCAATAAACGATATTATTTGGAATAGAGAATTCCTTATTCGTAAAACCAAACTAGACCTAAAAGGAATCATGATTTCAAGGAGAAATATGATCCTTTCTCATTCCATTAGTACATATAATGTATTAAGATTCAATCGAAAGGAATAGTTTAGGTAGTTTTAAGATACAATCGGTacatcctaaattaattttattagAGAATTCTCATTCGATAATATTTCCACgactttattttttctcaaaatcaaatataataattttcatCGTGCTCCATTCCCACGGCCAGAATTCACCGTATAAAAATCATCGTTTTGCTGGGTTAATCTCAATCGTCCGATAGCCTATGTCGGGTAGGTGTGACTAATCCCTAAAATTAAGCCACGGTTCTTCGATAGAAGGTCACGTAAAGCGAAACGGTGCTTTTGCCGACTTAGAGTACATTTAAAACAACATCGGATATAcataaatttatatttgaaaaagtttaatAAATACAGGATCTCGTGAattagaaatcatttttttttccatttcctaatcggagaaaaggcaaaagaaggaagaaaatatcACTCGCATTTTCTGTAGTTTAATGTCGAAACGACCGTGAAGGATAAGAAACGGTAGCGAGCGTACCGAAATCGACCACGAGGATACGAAAGCTGGGCACGTGTCGGTCCCACATTGTTCGTCTCTTCCCGCTCTTTTCGTTCCTTTCCTCCTCCATCGTCTTCGAtctcatctctctctgtctctgtaaCTCCTCCTTATAAAGGGAGCTAAACTCGCAAAAGCATGGAAATCCTCACGCCCTGCCATTTCCTATGCTATCTTTCGAGATCCTCACCGCCCAGCGACGACGGACGAGAGCCCGAACGCTCCTCCAACCGCGACGCTTCCGTACGCACTCCCCTTCAGTACCATCGCGAACCGCCGCGTGAAAGTTGAGGCCCGATCGAGACGGAGCGCTTCGTCGTTTTTGTGTGGATCGCCGAGGTCGATCTTGAGGCTTCCCGCGGCTTTCTTCGCGCGGATTTCGGCTCTCGCCCATGGAACCGGAGCCGGTGGCTGCGTTGGCCAATGGCGTCAAGGATCAGTACTTCTCCCTTAAATCCCAGGGCCAGCGCGCCCGCGCGCCGCCGTTCAAGCAGCCGTTCGTGATAGGTGACCGGGTCGTGCCCGTGCTTGATTCTAGTTTTCGGATAATATTGGTCTTAGTCTGTGACGGAACGAATCGTGATTCGTGGTTTCTTGTGTTGTTTGTTCGGCCTTCGGTCAGGGGTTGCTGGTGGGACTGCGTCCGGCAAGACGACCGTTTGCAACATGATCATCTCGCAGATGCATCATGAGAGTGTTGTTCTCGTGAATCAGGTGAGTGCCTCTAGTCCTTATGGATTGACCTTGTAAGAAATCGGAACAGCTAAAAGAAACTTACAGTGAAAACATTCCCTTTTTTGCACTGCAAATGATGTTACACGAGAAACACCGAGAAGAGTGGCGTTAGGCTGTCCAACGTCAAAGCTGGGCCAACAGTAACTTACAAGGCCGCTACACTAGCCAAACGCATAATTAGGAGTAGCCTTGTGGACTTATGTGAATTCTACCTTGTGATAGACTCTTTCTGCCAAGCTTACTATAAAGACAATAACATTTAGCGTATCGTTTACAATTTGAAAGAGTTCCTGAGCGTTCGTCTCTCTTAACAGGGGCGGCTCATTGATTTATCGAAGCATGAAGTTCCTTTTGTTCGGAAAGGTTGAAATGGTCATGTTTCATGGTTAGATGTCTCCTGAACTAAACTGACCTTCGTTGTCAAACGAATGCAGTTTGCTCTGCTCTAGCGATAGATTTGTTGGAGACACTCATAAAGCTTAACGTAGAAAGTGGAATATAAGGATGTGATTGCGACTCTTATATAAGGCATGTAGAGCAGGAAATAGCCCTTTCTTTTGGGACTTAATTTTTGGAgttcaaaaaatagagagatcAATTTTCTCATGCTCTCTTTTTATGTAAGCAATACATAAAAGTAGACTGTTCCATATGGGAAAGAGGATATCATTTATTCGTTCCAGCGAATTCTGTTATCCTGGAATGAATATGGAGGGTAATTGCTTCGCTCTGCATCTTGCAGGATTCTTTCTACCACGCACTGAGTGATGAGAAACTGCAGAACGTTCACGAGTACAATTTTGACCATCCGGGTGAGTTTACTGGTCAGATTGCTTGGTCAAAGCTTCAAGCTTGAAGAGTCCGCAACAATGTACTTGACATCTTCAATCATTGCTCAGATGCATTCAATACAGAGCTACTCCTTTCATGCATGGAACAGCTAAAACTTGGACAGGAAGTCAGCATACCTGACTATGATTTCAAGAGCCATAGAAGCACTGAAGCAGCATGCAAGGTACTAACGTATATGCAAGCTGCAGACCATCTTTCGAGCTGCCAAGTCAATCACCAGAAGCACTTCCAAGACTCCTGATTATAGCAAACTTTCAATCATCTTGGGTCCCTGGTTGTGTCGAGAACAGTACCATTGCCATCAGAAACTTATGGTGGAGCAATGTGCAGCATTAGAATGGCACATACATTTTTATAGCATCTGTGAagatccttttttcttttctttaggttTACTACTTTCTTGTAGATCCTCCCAATTAGATACACACTAACTTTATAATGCTGTTTCTTTAATTCATGTAGGTCAACCCGTCTGACGTTATAATTTTAGAAGGAATTCTCGTCCTTCATGATCCTCGAGTTCGCGATCTCATGAACATGAAGATCTTCGTTGACACAGGTCTCTTATGGTCCCTGTCTCTGTATCATTCGTACAGTAGAGTAAGTTGTTCTGCCTTTGTTTTGAGAGGATCTGACCTGTCTTTGAGCTTTCCAACTTGGGTTTCTGCTTTCCTGAAACCAAATAGCTTGGGACTGGAGGAACCTACATGAAATGTAATAGTGCCTTAGACCCCTTCGGACTTTGTTCACTAAAGCATATGTTTGCCAGAAAAGTACATTATTTTGACGTGTCCAGCAGTCATAGTTCATCTATAGAAACTTTATCTGCAGTTAATAAAAGCATAACAAGATTAGGAGTTCCTACACGAGTATCCTCAATTTTAATTCTCGTATGATTCTTAGTTCAGCTAGAAAGTTTGTTTGTATTTACACACGTGGAGTCCTGCTGAACTCCTCCTCTCAACATAAAGTCCCTGCATTCATTATGTGGCACAAGCTTTGCTTTCTGCACAGGATTCAGGGTTACAATCTAATTACCATCCTAACACTTCTTCAGTGCAGATTCTGATATACGACTAGCCCGAAGGATTCAACGGGATACCATTGAAAGAGGCAGAGACATTCAAGGCGTGCTTGACCAAGTTAGTAATCTGAATCCCTTCGTCATATAGATGCCATCTCAATCCATGGTAAGGATGCACGTCATTCCTTCAAAAGAAATCATCACATTCCCAATTAAACCAAGAAGTAATACACTGCAACGAAACTTTAAAAAAGATTCTTGCAGGGACTATGTTTATTCTTATCTAAGCATTTgaaactctctctctgtctctctgtctctctgtctctctctgtatgCATTGCAGCCCCATCACACGTCCAACGGCAACCTATCAGCAAGTTGTCTTACTGGgcaattttctctaattttcaGTATGACAGGTTTGTGAAGCCTAGTTTTGATGAATTCATATTGCCTTCAAAAAAGTTTGCTGATGTCATCATCCCTAGAGGAGGAGATAATGATGTTGCAATCGACTTGATAGTTCAACATATTCATACGAAGCTTGGCCAGCACAATCTATGCAAAATATATGCCAACTTATTTGTGATTACTTCTACATTTCAGGTATCAGTCATATATCCTCGCCAAGTTCTTTATTTCTCTGTACATGTTCCAGTAGAGTTCCTCTTATGCAACATAGGAAACCACTTGTGTGTTGAACTCCTCATCTAAACTTCTAGAGGCTAATGCCAAAAACAACTTCATGATTATGTTTATTTCCAGATACGGGGTATGCACACGCTTGTACGTGATGTCAGGACAAGAAAACATGACTTTGTCTTCTATGCTGATCGTCTTATTCGCTTGGTAATGAA
It encodes the following:
- the LOC115751053 gene encoding probable methyltransferase PMT9 isoform X1, with the protein product MKSKGELVANAMAVKYVLIGTIAVLGLVCLYYGSSVAPGLSRSDADGLGSEGVDPVLGGFVPHHDLDDLFANRERQPDVPGSIPVCDVKFSELIPCLDRNLIYQMKLKPNLTLMEHYERHCPPPERRYNCLIPPPVGYKIPIRWPASRDEVWRANIPHTHLAQEKSDQHWMVVNGNKINFPGGGTHFHDGADKYIMAVAKMLKFPGDKLHNGGSIRNVLDVGCGVASFGAYLLPLDIIAMSLAPNDVHENQIQFALERGIPSTLGVLGTKRLPYPSRSFELAHCSRCRIDWLQRDGILLLELDRLLRPGGYFVYSSPEAYAHDPENRKIWNSMHDLLRRMCWRVVAKKDQTVIWAKPMSNSCYLKRDQGTKPPLCSSDDDPDASWNVLMKACISPYSAKGMHRERWSGLVPWPRRLTAPPPRLEEIGVIPAEFQEDTNVWRSRVDEYWKQMRAILHKNSIRNVMDMNSNLGGFAAALNDKDVWVMNVASVHASAKLKIIYDRGLIGTVHDWCEAFSTYPRTYDLLHAWEVFSEIDERNCGIEDLLIEMDRILRPEGYVIIRDKSSVINYIRRYLLAFRWDGWSSEVEPRVDSLSSSEERVLIVRKKLWTEGVNTL
- the LOC115751053 gene encoding probable methyltransferase PMT9 isoform X2, with protein sequence MKSKGELVANAMAVKYVLIGTIAVLGLVCLYYGSSVAPGLSRSDADGLGSEGVDPVLGGFVPHHDLDDLFANRERQPDVPGSIPVCDVKFSELIPCLDRNLIYQMKLKPNLTLMEHYERHCPPPERRYNCLIPPPVGYKIPIRWPASRDEVWRANIPHTHLAQEKSDQHWMVVNGNKINFPGGGTHFHDGADKYIMAVAKMLKFPGDKLHNGGSIRNVLDVGCGVASFGAYLLPLDIIAMSLAPNDVHENQIQFALERGIPSTLGVLGTKRLPYPSRSFELAHCSRCRIDWLQRDGILLLELDRLLRPGGYFVYSSPEAYAHDPENRKIWNSMHDLLRRMCWRVVAKKDQTVIWAKPMSNSCYLKRDQGTKPPLCSSDDDPDASWNVLMKACISPYSARMHRERWSGLVPWPRRLTAPPPRLEEIGVIPAEFQEDTNVWRSRVDEYWKQMRAILHKNSIRNVMDMNSNLGGFAAALNDKDVWVMNVASVHASAKLKIIYDRGLIGTVHDWCEAFSTYPRTYDLLHAWEVFSEIDERNCGIEDLLIEMDRILRPEGYVIIRDKSSVINYIRRYLLAFRWDGWSSEVEPRVDSLSSSEERVLIVRKKLWTEGVNTL
- the LOC115751055 gene encoding uridine kinase-like protein 5 isoform X1, with amino-acid sequence MEPEPVAALANGVKDQYFSLKSQGQRARAPPFKQPFVIGVAGGTASGKTTVCNMIISQMHHESVVLVNQDSFYHALSDEKLQNVHEYNFDHPDAFNTELLLSCMEQLKLGQEVSIPDYDFKSHRSTEAACKVNPSDVIILEGILVLHDPRVRDLMNMKIFVDTDSDIRLARRIQRDTIERGRDIQGVLDQYDRFVKPSFDEFILPSKKFADVIIPRGGDNDVAIDLIVQHIHTKLGQHNLCKIYANLFVITSTFQIRGMHTLVRDVRTRKHDFVFYADRLIRLVVEHGLGHLPFSEKQITTPTGSVYTGVVFRKRLCGVSIIRSGESMENALRACCKGIKIGKILIHGEGNSGRQVCKAKLRCTFLFQQRGNYTLATTLVQLIYEKLPADISSRHVFLLDPVLASGNSAVKAITLLLSKGVPEYNIIFLNLIAAPQGIHAVCKRFPKMKLVTSEIDASLDENARVIPGMGEFGDRYFGTD
- the LOC115751055 gene encoding uridine kinase-like protein 5 isoform X2; protein product: MEPEPVAALANGVKDQYFSLKSQGQRARAPPFKQPFVIGVAGGTASGKTTVCNMIISQMHHESVVLVNQDSFYHALSDEKLQNVHEYNFDHPDAFNTELLLSCMEQLKLGQEVSIPDYDFKSHRSTEAACKVNPSDVIILEGILVLHDPRVRDLMNMKIFVDTDSDIRLARRIQRDTIERGRDIQGVLDQYDRFVKPSFDEFILPSKKFADVIIPRGGDNDVAIDLIVQHIHTKLGQHNLCKIYANLFVITSTFQIRGMHTLVRDVRTRKHDFVFYADRLIRLVVEHGLGHLPFSEKQITTPTGSVYTGVVFRKRLCGVSIIRSGESMENALRACCKGIKIGKILIHGEGNSGRQLIYEKLPADISSRHVFLLDPVLASGNSAVKAITLLLSKGVPEYNIIFLNLIAAPQGIHAVCKRFPKMKLVTSEIDASLDENARVIPGMGEFGDRYFGTD